The genomic stretch ctgaTCTTGGGTTCAACTTTCATGTGCCCGTGTAATTTTCATCTCATGTGGTCCAATGTAGAATTTTGCAGCTTAAATGGCGGTGTTGTGATTCCACTGATTGGGGTATTAGTATTGGAACATTATAACTTGTGATTAAATTGTTTcatgattaattatttcatgtttattatgtttctaatttcatttaattaatttattgtcTCATATATATCAATGTTAAAATATATCTTAATCCATGTATCCATATATATGGGTGTGATACTAGGTAAAAATAAAGTTATACACATAGGAGGtggttttttaaattaattttgattcttttaaaaataaatgaaatattaaaatatgacGTATATTACTCTCCCTGTTGTATCAAGCTATGTATTTCAACATTATGAATGAATACAAACTCcaaatatatactttctatCTAATATGCAGTTCGACTCTTCTTTCGCGATCCGGGAAaaaaccaacaaagaaaactcgTAAATGAGCTTATTTATCACATATATTTGAAGCATAAGAAGTTTCAATTATTTTAGCAGTAAACTAACAAGAAATCAAACACCCAAACAAGCATACATATAAGCCGATAATCATGGAATTTAGGCTCCACAATATTCCTTGAGAGGATCCGGCGAAGACCTACCAGCATCTGTGTAGATAAAATCAATGAACTTGTAGTAATCAAAAGGCTTGTAGAGCAAAGGATGATCTTTATTCACCAACTCTTCCGGAGTCTTAATCACACACCCTTCTTTCGGAACCGAAAACAATCCGATAGTGTATCGAGCTTCATCCCCGCTCACCACCACCCTGTGGATTGGAGCATGCAGTCGCCCGTTTGTCCATGCCTGTAAATGACGTGTATCGGTGAAGTAAAATACGAGATTTGTTACAAATGAAAAGgccaaaaaattatttaaaaaatcatgatctccattcatgaaaaatagtctcaacAGTATATGACAcgtattttaatgagaaattagtaCAATGAAGGAAATACATGTTTTGAGTATGttgtaaaaaaattgaaaaaatatcacTATTTTTTGTAAACGAGGATAGTAGTAACATACATGGAAAGAGGTCGCGACCATGACAACGATTGAATCGAGTGATGTAGGATCTGCAGGGATCCAAGTTTTGCCATCTTTGGTAAGAATCTGCAAACCGTTAACATGATTGAGCTGATGCAATATGGAGATAATGTTCTTGTCTGCATGGGGAAAAAATCCGAGCGTTGAGTGAGGCGTTCGAGGCGCCTCGTACTTCTGGAAACGACAGAGGTAATTCATGGAGTTGAGGTGTTCGTCTATGTATTTTTCCAGTCCAAGACTCTCCACCACCATCCGCCTCACAATCTTGTCCAGTTCAGACAGTTTCTCACAGTATAACTGTATATCTTTGCTGTTACAATAGTacaatcaagaaggaaataatcTGTCTTAATGCACAATTTTTTTAGTCAAAATTTAATGTTAGATGAAAGCTTAAAATATAATGCAACCCAATTGATGTTTCCAAATAAACACAAACAATATTCAAcaaaaattaatgtaaaaaagACACTATGTAGAACACTAGTACATAAGTATCATAAGAGAAACTATTATATGAATCTCAATAGTCAAATCATCAAAAGTTGGCAACATTAACCTTTTTAGTAGACCCACATGTATTAAAAATGGTCATCAAGAAGGtagtattaataaattaaacaaaaagggGATTGAACCTGAAAGTGGGATTGCCTTGATCAGGCCACATCAGGTTGGCGAAGGTGTCGACTACGTGAGACGAGAGGGCGCCATCGATGCCCATACTTTCCATGAGTGGACTAAAATTGTTTTGGCCAATATAGCCATGTAAAGGTTTATGAGAATTGTTAAGTAGTTTGATGGCTAAAGGGAGATCGAAAAGTTGTCGAATCCCATCACCAACTGATTTCCTCAACTCAAAAGGAATAATGTTATTGAATGTAGCTTCAAAACACCCATATTCTTGAAGGGCTTCTCGAATTTGGATTTTGGTTGATTCCCACCTTGGAGAATCATTTTCTCCTAGGTTGTTCAAATCAATCAAAGGGAGCTTCATGCTTGCACAACtcatttttatgaataaaaactTAGGTAGCTCCCTTCTTGTAGGAAAAAACAAATGATCTTGGTTTTGGTTATGGTATAATTTCCATTTTATAGGGATGTTTATAGATCTTGGTTGTGGTTATGCTCTATTAGGTTTGTAAGATTGTAttcgagattaaatttgtagtgtgtttggttcatgagattcaatcccaaaACTCAATCGTAGATGGATCATGAGATAagtagtcatagctaacccctacgactaaaataatctcacaactcaatcttaggttatatcttggtattattttatcttggaaaccaaatAGTTGGCggtttaattattcattaaaaagCTCATTTAGTAGGTATGGGTACACATGAATACTTGTTAACATAGTACGGACCGAACTAACCAAATCCAATCCAATACAGGCTCAAATATGAGCCACAACAACTAActctatactactactactactactactattttaattatttgtactttaaattttatcttttttaaattatattcaCTCAAATTacttatatatttttcaaaatctctttgcaattgatttttttttaaataattataggaagataaatttgaatatacatatttaatgtTCCATCTATCTCATATAAATAGTCCACTTCTATATTTGGTGACTTTTTTTGTCTAATGAAGTGGagttcattctccactaatactccaaatcactttctctctcaaatcctctcatatattaccaattttgcatcaacccatgtcatcccaaaagtgtctatttttatgggacgaagggagtaatatttaacgTGATTCAAAAATCatctaataaatatatatgaaatactattaaaaatagaaaattataggaatatatataatttaattctcgaatataacaatttttaatttggagtactacaatttaataaaaaaaacattaaaagtacattttaaaaaaaatgataaaataataatttaatttatgggTTATCCAACCTAGCTTGGGCTAGATTGAGTCTAAATTTATAGAAAGAAAATGCAGCCCAATCTCGCCTACTTTAGTCATGGGCCTGGGTCTAGAATGGTCTTGACATGCGCCGCCAATTGACAACTCTTAAAAGGATGTAATGTGATGGTTGACATTTAATTTGCATTAAAAATGCTCAAGCCAAGCAAGCAAATGGAAACAACCATCAAACCACAAGaacaaaacacacccaaactaACACCAAAAGTAAAGAAAAGCTAGAAAGTAAAAACATCTATATCATGGCTCTAGCCTCTAGGTATTAAAAACAAACACCAACCCAAAAATGATTACATGTTGTTAATGGTTTTGGACTTATgtttactccatccgtcccatagaaatagaccatatttccttttttgttcgtcccatataaatagtccatatccatttatggttaacattttttcttcttctcttttagtTTATCATTTATGGTCCCACCACTcattacacaatttcaactactttttcttcttctctcttactttaccaattacagtACATATTAAAACCCATGCCAACTCTAAAGGgcttatttctatgggacggagggagtataatttagtgGGCAGATAGTAACTCTGGATTATTTTAGTCTATGTAATTAATTATACACGTTAATATGGGTTTGGTTCTAATATAGTACTATTGAACTGTGATTAAtgactaattaattttaatgaCCGAATtggagaccaaattagggccatCAGATGTACGTAATTGAGTGGTTTTTTTTTATGAGATTCGCTGATGTGTAAAttatttcggtcttcattacaaactcattttacttcattgtagtaggtttattaatttattccgGTACGTAGTACTTTGAAACTaaagtatgattttacttactTCCAGTAGGTTATGAAATAATTCAACACATGTTTCATTCAAATTCATTGAACTGGATTTTTACTTACCTCTAGTAGTTTCAACTAAGTcttgggctggcccgaatagcctgccaaatttataggttagggctgaaaatttccagcccgattagcccgcacccgattaacccgcaaccgtTAGGGCCaaacccgaaaacccgatgggctggcctgGAAActcgataaaatttatattgttctatatgtttgactctaattcgacacttcagttattattttataatatagattactgaaaaaataactttccattttatatattaaatatataaattatatattaagtttttattaatagaataatagataaatgaattagaaacttcaaattcactaaaaaatatatttaaatttctaaacatgctttaaaatttcttgatgttatgttttattttgtataaatctcatatattagtatttgatcatgtttatgtttgagtttacgcatatatcttaaatttatcataattaaatattttatattttataaatataactaatttacaacattatttattggattgatcgaatgttaattttatcggtagcaacccgattaacccgatgggctagcccgaaacccgagctttcagggttagggttgaacttttataactcggaaaaatcacaacccgattagctcgcacccgattgacccgcaacccgaatagggttggcccgaaacccggtgggctggcccgatagACATCCCTAAATATAACTATAAACATAACTCCAATggtttattaattatataattttcttCATTATCATATCTATATCAAGCCATAGAAACATCTATGATTTGAACGGTGGTGTCATTGCTTGCTATATTAGAGGGTGGATAACTAAAAAGTTAATTttccaattaaataaaaatatagtactgaTCTTGGGTTCAACTTGCATGTGCCCGTGTAATTTTCATCTCATGTGGTCCAATGTAGAATTTTGCAGCTTAAATGGCGGTGTTGTGATTCCACTGATTGGGGTATTAGTATTGGAACATTATAACTTGTGATTAAATTGTTTcatgattaattatttcatgtttattatgtttctaatttcatttaattaatttattgtcTCATATATATCAATGTTAAAATATATCTTAATCCATGTATCCATATATATGGGTGTGATACTAGGTAAAAATAAAGTTATACACATAGAAGGTggttttttatattaattttgattcttttaaaaataaatgaaatattaaaatatgacGTATATTACTCTCCCTGTTGTATCAAGCTATGTATTTCAACATTATGAATGAATACAAACTCcaaatatatactttctatCTAATATGCAGTTCGACTCTTCTTTCGCGATCAGGGAAaaaaccaacaaagaaaactcgTAAATGAGCTTATTTATCACATATATTTGAAGCATAAGAAGTTTCAATTATTTTAGCAGTAAACTAACAAGAAATCAAACACCCAAACAAGCATACATATAAGCCGATAATCATGGAATTTAGGCTCCACAATATTCCTTGAGAGGATCCGGCGAAGACCTACCAGCATCTGTGTAGATAAAATCAATGAACTTGTAGTAATCAAAAGGCTTGTAGAGCAAAGGATGATCTTTATTCACCAACTCTTCCGGAGTCTTAATCACACACCCTTCTTTCGGAACCGAAAACAATCCGATAGTGTATCGAGCTTCATCCCCGCTCACCACCACCCTGTGGATTGGAGCATGCAGTCGCCCGTTTGTCCATGCCTGTAAATGACGTGTATCGGTGAAGTAAAATACGAGATTTGTTACAAATGAAAAGgccaaaaaattatttaaaaaatcatgatctccattcatgaaaaatagtctcaacAGTATATGACAcgtattttaatgagaaattagtaAAATGAAGGAAATACATGTTTTGAGTATGttgtaaaaaaattgaaaaaatatcacTATTTTTTGTAAACGAGGATAGTAGTAACATACATGGAAAGAGGTCGCGACCATGACAACGATTGAATCGAGTGATGTAGGATCTGCAGGGATCCAAGTTTTGCCATCTTTGGTAAGAATCTGCAAACCGTTAACATGATTGAGCTGATGCAATATGGAGATAATGTTCTTGTCTGCATGGGGAAAAAATCCGAGCGTTGAGTGAGGCGTTCGAGGCGCCTCGTACTTCTGGAAACGACAGAGGTAATTCGTGGAGTTGAGGTGTTCGTCTATGTATTTTTCCAGTCCAAGACTCTCCACCACCATCCGCCTCACAATCTTGTCCAGTTCAGACAGTTTCTCACATTATAACTGTATATCTTTGCTGTTACAATAGTacaatcaagaaggaaataatcTGTCTTAATGCACAATTTTTTTAGTCAAAATTTAATGTTAGATGAAAGCTTAAAATATAATGCAACCCAATTGATGTTTCCAAATAAACACAAACAATATTCAAcaaaaattaatgtaaaaaagACACTATGTAGAACACTAGTACATAAGTATCATAAGAGAAACTATTATATGAATCTCAATAGTCAAATCATCAAAAGTTGGCAACATTAACCTTTTTAGTAGACCCACATGTATTAAAAATGGTCATCAAGAAGGtagtattaataaattaaacaaaaagggGATTGAACCTGAAAGTGGGATTGCCTTGATCAGGCCACATCAGGTTGGCGAAGGTGTCGACTACGTGAGACGAGAGGGCGCCATCGATGCCCATACTTTCCATGAGTGGACTAAAATTGTTTTGGCCAATATAGCCATGTAAAGGTTTATGAGAATTGTTAAGTAGTTTGATGGCTAAAGGGAGATCGAAAAGTTGTCGAATCCCATCACCAACTGATTTCCTCAACTCAAAAGGAATAATGTTATTGAATGTAGCTTCAAAACACCCATATTCTTGAAGGGCTTCTCGAATTTGGATTTTGGTTGATTCCCACCTTGGAGAATCATTTTCTCCTAGGTTGTTCAAATCAATCAAAGGGAGCTTCATGCTTGCACAACtcatttttatgaataaaaactTAGGTAGCTCCCTTCTTGTAGGAAAAAACAAATGATCTTGGTTTTGGTTATGGTATAATTTCCATTTTATAGGGATGTTTATAGATCTTGGTTGTGGTTATGCTCTATTAGGTTTGTAAGATTGTAttcgagattaaatttgtagtgtgtttggttcatgagattcaatcccaaaACTCAATCGTAGATGGATCATGAGATAagtagtcatagctaacccctacgactaaaataatctcacaactcaatcttaggttatatcttggtattattttatcttggaaaccaaatAGTTGGCggtttaattattcattaaaaagCTCATTTAGTAGGTATGGGTACACATGAATACTTGTTAACATAGTACGGACCGAACTAACCAAATCCAATCCAATACAGGCTCAAATATGAGCCACAACAACTAActctatactactactactactactactattttaattatttgtactt from Salvia splendens isolate huo1 chromosome 4, SspV2, whole genome shotgun sequence encodes the following:
- the LOC121799329 gene encoding probable 2-oxoglutarate-dependent dioxygenase AOP1 → MSCASMKLPLIDLNNLGENDSPRWESTKIQIREALQEYGCFEATFNNIIPFELRKSVGDGIRQLFDLPLAIKLLNNSHKPLHGYIGQNNFSPLMESMGIDGALSSHVVDTFANLMWPDQGNPTFSKDIQLYCEKLSELDKIVRRMVVESLGLEKYIDEHLNSMNYLCRFQKYEAPRTPHSTLGFFPHADKNIISILHQLNHVNGLQILTKDGKTWIPADPTSLDSIVVMVATSFHAWTNGRLHAPIHRVVVSGDEARYTIGLFSVPKEGCVIKTPEELVNKDHPLLYKPFDYYKFIDFIYTDAGRSSPDPLKEYCGA